In Acidovorax sp. 106, the following proteins share a genomic window:
- a CDS encoding choice-of-anchor U domain-containing protein — MTVLVLTALCGAWGRSANAQDSVCAEVKIVIEQKLSLERQAFDAHMVIRNGLETSALSNVKIDLLFKDQDQNDVVATTDANASGASFFVRTDNLTGLTAIDGSASLAAKATADIRWLIIPSQGAGGTTSEGRLYYIGARVTYTLDGQTSTVEVTPDYVVVRPQPLLRLDYFLPTDVFGDDPFTPETEASEPFTLGVRVANVGAGTAAKLQIESAQPKIVENRQGLLIDFTILGGYVGNAIAGKSLLLDFGDIAPQSAKMGRWLMQTTLAGRFTQFNASFVHADSLGGAVTSLIKEIVTHKLVRDVRVDLPGQDDIDDFLAEQGDGYRVYDSQGGDNPVFNLSGAASLNTVSGGNLALQFPATQGHVHVKLPDPSRGSRVLAQVLRSDGKQLLAQNFWLSKSRNSDLSWSYYVHVFDSNTTGQYTLVFSDSSTATLGGTAYLDANGNGVRDAGEAPEGNLMVALKGVDAQGRNVSIQAYTDPQGKFSYSGLMPGRYQLEAGERSGWINGTWVVGSAGGVASDGLIRDIVLLAGTNASGYVISKRKPVDGSSQTSSADVAVTAQSNIYELIPGKTAIVTITATNKGPDTAQGVTVQAALPAGLSQQIVTASLGAFDGSVWNVGALSKDQSATLTVHALAQPLSDGKSRSITWTAAIGSQTKDPVGDNNQSRVNLLVQKDPQSGAEIAQELYSQTQVLVWSQCPEVSSSQDAEACAVRKADAARAWFAARSIRALVVTQSGDWRVAMRTGAYNVLWFAGGTSSLDATAQAEVRAAVRRGDSVVLDGGNAVSMRGVSDVFGATFEETALGSNLQVALAGGTAMPTLGAAYPLQLNTATLDGVYVASGKPAIASHVYGLGQSLLAGFDLLDAASSGGVWSQFAEQRLLALTPVPKTQPALAGSVFGLKVKARSLAPVGAAEKSVNLKMDLTSGVTYRDAEPPAQGASSSAQPSWALALPAGQEQIVKLELMMPLTSGAAEAKSQLLDTSDMGLLATQTTALQVLGLDTLVPRIKLALADITPVGAQQQEAVAQARDALGKVEQAQQQSDWNTAIELLGNLQASLDQLSTLPSAPSIAELRLDVARWFFLLQTRWTPDPALTPAQITSVGGSGQTSIVGQVFGQVLAAQVLDGRGRPMAGVSVRFELPSTGASASFAGGNASAVGVTDSQGVAHSPSLAANAVAGTFQALATVNGLNSSAMFSLQNNPLVASNLTIQVVDGQGQSATIGTLFGKSLSVRVVDAQNRPQAGVSVQFDAIASATGAGAAFEGAGQSAVTALVTTDASGIAVSPRVRANMSVGAYQVSAAAQGAASSVSFSLQNQLAQSLRLLAVDGNGQSARTGVVFGKPLTVRVVDAQSRPQSGVAVRFEVPSSGASAQFEGQSSNVILVNTDLNGTAVSPLLRANAVTGAYQVRVAIASDASATQVFGMTNVAAPVPTPVFTGTSATGTGQVTARVSGGGASCAFNPDATRMMPASGMGPVLGQILLPHGVFDFELVSCTPGGEVTITTTWPDLRGITGYLKYGVTRTSGGRKIWYPPNNLRISGNTVSYTIKDGGLGDDDLTVNGVIRDPGGPVIAAAIPATDPAPIPVMDWRVLMFLSLLIFAVGGVVQRRNSRGT; from the coding sequence ATGACCGTCCTGGTCTTGACCGCGTTATGCGGTGCATGGGGGCGCTCAGCCAATGCCCAAGATTCGGTTTGTGCCGAAGTCAAAATCGTCATTGAGCAAAAGCTCTCTTTAGAGCGCCAGGCTTTTGATGCCCACATGGTCATCAGAAACGGCTTGGAAACGAGCGCTCTGTCCAACGTCAAGATCGACCTGCTTTTCAAAGATCAGGATCAAAACGACGTTGTCGCCACAACCGATGCCAATGCATCAGGCGCTTCTTTCTTCGTACGTACAGATAATTTGACGGGTCTGACGGCAATCGATGGCAGTGCCAGTTTGGCGGCAAAAGCTACCGCTGATATCCGTTGGCTGATCATTCCCTCGCAGGGCGCTGGTGGCACCACCTCTGAAGGGCGCCTCTACTACATCGGCGCGCGTGTCACCTACACATTGGACGGTCAGACGAGCACCGTTGAAGTAACGCCCGACTACGTTGTTGTCCGTCCTCAGCCGCTTTTGCGGCTTGACTACTTTTTGCCCACGGATGTTTTCGGGGACGACCCATTCACCCCAGAGACAGAAGCCTCTGAGCCGTTCACGCTAGGGGTTCGAGTTGCCAACGTTGGAGCAGGTACTGCCGCGAAGTTGCAAATTGAATCCGCACAACCCAAGATCGTGGAAAACCGCCAGGGTTTGCTGATCGACTTCACCATCCTGGGTGGATACGTGGGCAACGCGATCGCCGGAAAGAGCTTGCTGCTGGATTTTGGCGATATCGCGCCGCAGAGCGCCAAGATGGGGCGGTGGCTGATGCAGACCACGCTGGCGGGCAGATTCACCCAGTTCAATGCCAGTTTTGTCCATGCCGATTCCTTGGGTGGAGCGGTGACATCACTGATCAAAGAAATCGTGACCCATAAGTTGGTTCGCGATGTCCGTGTTGATCTGCCGGGCCAGGATGACATTGATGACTTCTTGGCTGAACAGGGCGACGGTTACCGGGTCTACGACTCCCAGGGCGGAGACAACCCGGTTTTCAACCTGTCTGGCGCAGCTTCGTTGAATACCGTTTCGGGCGGAAACCTCGCATTGCAGTTCCCTGCAACCCAAGGCCATGTGCATGTCAAGTTACCCGACCCTTCGCGCGGCTCTCGTGTGCTTGCTCAAGTCCTGCGCAGCGATGGCAAGCAACTGCTCGCTCAAAATTTCTGGCTCTCCAAATCGCGCAATAGCGACCTGAGCTGGAGTTATTACGTCCACGTTTTTGACAGCAACACGACGGGACAGTACACCCTGGTTTTCTCGGACAGCTCTACGGCCACGTTGGGCGGCACGGCCTATCTTGATGCGAACGGCAACGGTGTGCGCGATGCGGGCGAAGCACCGGAAGGCAACCTCATGGTTGCCCTGAAGGGGGTTGATGCCCAGGGCCGAAATGTATCGATTCAGGCATACACAGATCCTCAAGGAAAATTTTCCTACAGCGGCCTGATGCCAGGCCGGTATCAGCTGGAAGCGGGTGAGCGCAGCGGTTGGATCAATGGCACTTGGGTCGTTGGCAGTGCGGGTGGTGTTGCCTCGGACGGTTTGATCCGCGATATCGTGCTCCTCGCAGGTACGAATGCCAGCGGCTATGTGATTTCCAAGCGCAAGCCAGTTGACGGTAGCAGCCAGACTTCATCAGCAGATGTGGCAGTGACTGCGCAGTCCAACATTTACGAGTTGATTCCCGGAAAGACTGCGATCGTCACGATCACTGCGACCAACAAGGGTCCTGACACAGCGCAAGGCGTGACGGTTCAAGCGGCGCTTCCGGCTGGACTGTCTCAACAGATCGTCACGGCGAGTTTGGGCGCATTTGATGGATCGGTTTGGAATGTCGGTGCTCTGTCTAAAGACCAGTCGGCCACTCTTACGGTGCACGCTCTTGCTCAACCTTTGAGCGACGGTAAGTCCCGGTCCATCACGTGGACCGCAGCCATTGGCTCGCAGACCAAAGATCCCGTGGGCGACAACAACCAAAGTCGCGTGAACCTGCTGGTGCAAAAGGATCCGCAGAGTGGCGCGGAGATTGCACAAGAGTTGTACTCGCAGACCCAAGTGTTGGTGTGGAGCCAATGTCCAGAAGTTAGCTCGTCTCAAGACGCAGAAGCTTGTGCTGTGCGCAAGGCTGACGCTGCTCGCGCCTGGTTCGCAGCGCGATCTATCCGGGCTTTGGTTGTGACACAGTCGGGTGATTGGCGAGTTGCTATGCGCACCGGTGCATACAACGTCCTGTGGTTTGCGGGGGGAACAAGCAGTCTGGATGCCACGGCCCAGGCTGAAGTCCGCGCGGCTGTACGCAGGGGAGACTCTGTGGTCTTGGACGGAGGAAACGCAGTTTCTATGCGTGGAGTCTCTGATGTATTTGGCGCAACCTTCGAAGAGACCGCTCTGGGCAGCAACCTCCAGGTCGCCCTGGCGGGTGGTACGGCGATGCCGACCCTCGGTGCCGCTTACCCGCTACAGCTGAATACTGCTACTTTGGACGGAGTCTATGTCGCTTCCGGAAAGCCAGCCATCGCGTCCCATGTTTATGGTCTGGGTCAATCCCTGTTGGCGGGCTTTGATCTGCTCGACGCTGCATCGAGCGGCGGCGTTTGGTCGCAATTTGCTGAGCAGCGTCTGCTCGCATTGACTCCTGTTCCGAAGACTCAGCCTGCTTTGGCGGGTTCCGTGTTCGGCCTGAAAGTCAAAGCCCGAAGCCTTGCCCCTGTAGGGGCCGCTGAAAAGTCCGTCAATCTGAAGATGGACCTCACGTCTGGCGTCACTTATCGCGATGCGGAGCCTCCCGCTCAAGGGGCTTCATCGAGTGCGCAGCCGTCATGGGCGCTTGCATTGCCTGCGGGCCAGGAGCAAATCGTCAAACTGGAGTTGATGATGCCTTTGACCTCTGGCGCTGCCGAGGCGAAATCGCAGCTCTTGGATACGTCTGATATGGGCTTGCTCGCCACGCAAACCACTGCGCTGCAAGTACTGGGGCTGGATACATTGGTCCCGCGCATCAAGCTGGCTCTGGCCGATATCACGCCAGTTGGGGCACAGCAGCAAGAAGCTGTCGCTCAAGCCCGTGATGCCCTGGGCAAGGTTGAGCAGGCGCAGCAACAAAGTGATTGGAATACTGCGATTGAGTTGCTTGGGAATTTGCAAGCGAGTTTGGACCAGCTGTCGACCTTGCCTTCCGCTCCATCGATTGCGGAGCTGCGTTTGGACGTTGCCCGATGGTTCTTCTTGCTCCAAACCCGTTGGACTCCTGATCCTGCGCTGACTCCTGCGCAGATCACCAGCGTTGGTGGTAGCGGACAAACTTCGATTGTTGGGCAGGTCTTTGGCCAAGTGCTCGCCGCGCAGGTGCTGGATGGTCGTGGCCGCCCCATGGCCGGTGTGTCTGTGCGTTTTGAGCTTCCAAGCACAGGTGCCAGCGCAAGCTTTGCTGGAGGCAATGCAAGTGCAGTCGGTGTGACGGACTCCCAAGGCGTTGCGCATTCTCCGAGCTTGGCTGCGAACGCTGTTGCAGGCACTTTCCAAGCGCTTGCTACCGTCAACGGGCTGAATTCTTCTGCGATGTTCTCGCTGCAAAACAATCCGTTGGTCGCATCAAACCTGACCATTCAGGTTGTCGATGGGCAAGGTCAGTCCGCCACGATTGGCACCTTGTTTGGGAAGTCCTTGAGTGTTCGTGTAGTGGATGCTCAGAATCGCCCACAGGCCGGGGTGTCCGTGCAGTTTGATGCCATTGCGTCCGCAACAGGTGCTGGGGCGGCTTTCGAAGGCGCGGGTCAAAGTGCCGTGACGGCCCTTGTCACTACAGACGCTTCAGGCATTGCCGTATCGCCTCGGGTGCGCGCCAACATGAGTGTGGGCGCCTATCAAGTCAGTGCGGCAGCCCAAGGGGCGGCCTCTAGTGTGAGCTTCTCTCTGCAGAACCAGTTGGCGCAGTCGCTGCGCTTGTTGGCGGTCGACGGCAATGGCCAGTCAGCACGCACCGGCGTGGTGTTTGGTAAGCCACTGACTGTTCGCGTGGTGGATGCACAAAGCCGTCCTCAGAGCGGCGTAGCCGTGCGGTTTGAAGTGCCATCCAGCGGGGCTTCTGCACAGTTTGAAGGCCAATCCTCCAACGTCATTTTGGTCAACACCGATCTCAACGGGACCGCTGTATCTCCGCTGTTGCGTGCCAATGCGGTGACCGGGGCTTATCAAGTGCGCGTCGCAATCGCGTCTGACGCTTCTGCTACACAAGTCTTTGGCATGACCAACGTGGCTGCACCGGTGCCAACGCCGGTGTTCACTGGAACTTCTGCGACCGGAACGGGGCAAGTCACCGCGCGTGTTTCTGGTGGTGGCGCCTCCTGTGCGTTCAACCCCGACGCAACCAGGATGATGCCTGCCTCTGGAATGGGACCTGTGCTGGGGCAGATCCTGTTGCCACATGGCGTGTTTGACTTTGAGTTGGTCAGTTGCACACCAGGCGGCGAAGTCACCATCACAACGACCTGGCCAGACCTGCGTGGGATCACGGGCTACCTCAAGTACGGGGTCACCCGTACCTCTGGCGGCAGAAAGATTTGGTACCCACCAAACAACCTGCGAATCAGCGGTAACACGGTGTCTTACACGATCAAAGACGGGGGCCTTGGTGACGACGACCTGACGGTCAACGGCGTGATCCGGGATCCCGGTGGTCCAGTGATTGCTGCCGCAATCCCCGCGACGGATCCAGCGCCTATCCCTGTCATGGATTGGCGAGTTCTGATGTTCCTGAGCCTGTTGATCTTTGCGGTTGGAGGGGTTGTACAGCGCCGCAACTCTCGGGGCACATGA
- a CDS encoding rhodanese-like domain-containing protein, with amino-acid sequence MLVLSATALPAWAQEPEVSACLRVDYPQPTVPEFGHTEALSYSAQETQCWVDVVEARRAGGMALDVREAAVAPLPGAVALPLPSVADRRYLRDQPLTLVGTGVDLRALTTACLSLRKQGFSKVQVLLGGARSWARIQSVDMVTPQEAWLGALDGQWRLIGIGLRPEQVQSLVGKPEVNLPSSVDDAALVQALNDAERAKPLGSHQQWLLLTPNQASGQSLLARLQQTPYKPGARALAWLSGGWDSYNAYLQQQQQSAAHAGRPLPRSCGS; translated from the coding sequence ATGCTCGTTCTGTCTGCGACTGCTTTGCCAGCGTGGGCGCAGGAGCCGGAGGTTTCTGCGTGCCTGCGCGTGGACTACCCCCAGCCCACGGTACCTGAATTTGGCCATACCGAAGCACTTTCGTATTCGGCGCAAGAAACGCAGTGTTGGGTCGACGTCGTGGAAGCTCGGCGTGCTGGGGGAATGGCTCTCGATGTGAGGGAGGCTGCGGTGGCTCCTCTGCCTGGCGCTGTTGCTTTGCCGCTGCCGTCGGTGGCGGACCGCCGTTATTTGCGTGACCAGCCTCTGACTTTGGTAGGAACAGGGGTTGATTTGCGTGCTTTGACAACTGCGTGCCTATCGCTACGCAAGCAAGGTTTCTCCAAAGTGCAGGTTTTGCTCGGCGGTGCGCGAAGTTGGGCGCGAATCCAGTCCGTGGACATGGTGACGCCGCAAGAGGCTTGGCTCGGTGCACTGGATGGCCAGTGGCGGTTGATCGGCATTGGTCTGCGTCCAGAGCAAGTACAGAGCCTTGTAGGAAAACCAGAAGTCAATTTGCCGTCGTCGGTGGATGACGCAGCACTTGTGCAAGCGCTGAACGATGCAGAGCGTGCAAAGCCGCTGGGATCACACCAGCAATGGTTGCTGCTCACGCCAAACCAGGCCAGTGGGCAATCGTTGTTAGCGCGACTGCAGCAAACCCCGTACAAGCCCGGCGCAAGAGCTCTGGCCTGGCTCTCTGGCGGTTGGGATTCTTACAACGCATATCTGCAACAGCAGCAGCAGTCGGCGGCCCATGCCGGGCGTCCTTTGCCTCGCTCGTGTGGTTCTTGA
- a CDS encoding Ig-like domain-containing protein translates to MFLMMVISKFICTLGMSLIRRCLLAFVSLGLALGLAQTAAAADAQLTVADGVVVKFGAGANAQKPGSGLWVRDQLRTGSGVVFTSEHDSTASTPVRSNSSSTPAAADWLGVFLSDEVKPANISINGLTLRYAGGTQNVPPALANAGAALNLKGGSFVFSDLRLERSPVGLWVTGQGSPQIQSSRIVGNGIGLRSSLMATPTITQSSLAENTSYGVLNDSPQSVVQAANNWWGHPTGPRDSAGNPSGQGSRVSSGVAYQPYLTLDPSGKPGPTMTLSFAGQALSAGATLRNAGELVLSAYSAKGVTQLEAYVDGAPVAGGSYGASPAPSTEASPVEARGVVRFENLSNGAHTIAAIARDPEGGITTINVPFTLDMQRPGAAAITSPSNGATVTSSFLSFAGTAEPWSNVQVTLNGQVIGQLYAADSTGNFAGSVQLPAEGTHSLQARAINARGDGPFSAAVAVSYVQPPPTVTFLSPSDQAIVRGLVNVQVSAIDASGISQVQIQADTATGPVVLGTLTAAPWNVEWNTGALPDGSYTLTAIARGVSGKSAQTQRVVQVQQVPPPPPAPVMPYGTRALNVTPALSFGEQPIIITGQVATTDSSAQSVPNASLKLVLRVQGFERRITLVSDASGQFSYSFVPQSNDAGTYSVYVVHPDDSTYASRPAAGQFTINRLSFNYSQYKLNAIRGQATPVQLQVRASAGTGAKAVRWVAQAADQPSGSLPPGITLDLGQPIDVAAGTAVPMTLTLKGSEAAGATGTIILKAFAQESGTTPRAELRLDYQLHEATPGLSPSPSLVEIGVKQGESASGVVTVTNKGLAAAQAVKATLLTPTGGTPPNWVRLASSSDIGNLDIGQSTSLQIVASPGADISDGYYQYELRINAENDAGGKVPVTIAVAQSGQGGVRFKLVDIYTNTLDKNGQLIPGLAGATIKLQNEALTADIRSLTSNDQGIAEATSLAPGNYRWRVSAPGHTDAGGRVQVRAGLTASERVFLDSQLISVEFSVTETTIKDEYHITLEATYQTQVPAPVVLMEPASINLPDMQVGEEITGEITVSNYGLVRADDLQFTLPKTDQNYRYEFFGEMPKELAAKSRVVIPYRITAIAPIKSGVVLNDTTKLLPLATGYSPSIQVQQAIRNLLTTGKSAAVPREKADAVAKAASCSSYGASACVNFKFSCAAGDTSTGGFCLNISRLFGGSCSAVGSGASGSNGGTGGGSGGWGGSGGGVGGPIFTSLTRCPPEGCSTCARGGTGGGGGGGGGGGGGGGGGGGGGGGGGGGGGGGGGGGGGGGGGGGGGGGGGGGPPPPPPCKP, encoded by the coding sequence ATGTTTTTAATGATGGTTATTTCCAAGTTCATTTGCACTCTAGGCATGTCCCTCATTCGCCGATGCCTGCTGGCTTTTGTGAGTCTTGGGTTGGCACTGGGCCTGGCTCAGACCGCCGCCGCGGCAGATGCTCAACTGACTGTTGCTGATGGAGTCGTGGTCAAGTTTGGCGCGGGCGCCAATGCACAGAAGCCTGGCTCCGGGCTTTGGGTCCGAGATCAACTGCGAACCGGTTCAGGCGTGGTTTTCACCAGTGAGCATGACTCGACGGCGAGCACTCCTGTTCGTAGCAATTCCAGCAGCACACCCGCTGCCGCTGATTGGCTGGGTGTCTTTCTGTCTGACGAGGTGAAGCCCGCGAACATCAGCATCAACGGACTCACCTTGCGGTATGCGGGTGGGACTCAGAATGTTCCCCCAGCACTGGCCAATGCTGGTGCGGCGCTGAATCTGAAAGGCGGCTCCTTTGTCTTTTCTGATCTGCGCCTGGAACGAAGCCCGGTAGGCCTTTGGGTGACGGGGCAAGGCTCCCCTCAAATCCAATCTAGTCGGATTGTTGGCAATGGAATCGGTCTGCGTTCGAGCTTGATGGCAACGCCAACGATTACCCAAAGCAGTCTGGCAGAAAACACGTCGTACGGTGTGTTGAATGACTCACCACAGTCCGTGGTGCAGGCTGCAAACAATTGGTGGGGACATCCTACGGGCCCTAGAGACAGTGCCGGTAATCCGTCCGGGCAGGGCAGCAGGGTCAGCTCAGGCGTGGCTTATCAGCCTTACCTGACGCTGGATCCTTCGGGGAAACCCGGCCCAACGATGACACTCAGTTTTGCGGGGCAAGCCCTGTCTGCGGGCGCTACGCTGCGCAACGCAGGAGAGCTTGTGCTCAGCGCATACAGTGCCAAGGGCGTTACACAACTGGAAGCTTACGTTGACGGTGCGCCAGTTGCTGGCGGCAGCTATGGTGCCTCGCCTGCGCCAAGCACCGAAGCAAGCCCGGTGGAAGCTCGTGGCGTAGTTCGTTTTGAAAACCTCAGCAATGGCGCGCACACGATCGCGGCCATCGCACGTGATCCCGAAGGTGGTATCACGACCATCAATGTGCCTTTCACTTTGGATATGCAACGTCCCGGCGCTGCTGCCATTACGAGCCCTTCGAATGGTGCGACGGTTACATCGTCCTTCCTGAGTTTTGCCGGGACGGCGGAGCCTTGGTCGAATGTACAGGTGACCCTGAATGGGCAAGTGATTGGACAGCTTTATGCCGCAGATAGCACTGGCAACTTTGCCGGTAGCGTTCAGCTTCCAGCGGAAGGTACCCATTCGCTCCAGGCCCGGGCGATCAATGCGCGTGGCGATGGCCCATTCAGTGCGGCGGTTGCTGTGTCATACGTGCAGCCTCCACCGACGGTGACCTTTTTGAGCCCAAGCGATCAAGCCATCGTGAGGGGTTTGGTCAACGTACAGGTCAGTGCGATTGATGCCAGCGGAATCTCACAAGTACAGATTCAAGCGGATACCGCCACGGGCCCCGTCGTGCTCGGGACACTCACTGCTGCACCTTGGAATGTGGAGTGGAACACGGGTGCACTGCCTGATGGCAGCTACACGCTGACAGCGATTGCTAGGGGCGTTTCCGGAAAGTCGGCGCAGACTCAGCGCGTCGTGCAAGTGCAGCAGGTGCCACCGCCACCTCCTGCCCCGGTCATGCCCTACGGCACTCGTGCTTTGAATGTCACGCCCGCACTGTCCTTTGGCGAGCAGCCGATCATCATCACTGGACAGGTTGCGACCACAGACAGTTCTGCCCAGTCTGTACCCAACGCCTCGCTCAAGCTGGTTTTGCGTGTGCAAGGCTTCGAGCGTCGGATCACATTGGTCAGTGATGCATCGGGGCAGTTCAGCTACAGCTTTGTGCCGCAGTCCAATGATGCTGGAACCTATTCGGTGTACGTTGTCCATCCCGACGACAGCACCTATGCGTCCAGGCCCGCAGCCGGGCAATTCACGATCAACCGCCTGAGTTTCAACTACAGCCAATACAAGCTCAATGCCATACGGGGGCAGGCGACTCCAGTGCAACTGCAGGTGAGAGCCAGCGCAGGCACCGGGGCCAAGGCGGTGCGGTGGGTCGCTCAAGCCGCTGACCAGCCTTCGGGTAGTTTGCCTCCAGGCATCACACTCGATCTCGGTCAGCCGATCGATGTAGCCGCAGGCACCGCCGTGCCAATGACGTTGACGCTGAAGGGGAGTGAGGCTGCAGGCGCCACAGGCACGATCATCCTCAAGGCATTCGCACAAGAGAGTGGTACTACGCCGCGTGCTGAGCTGCGTTTGGACTATCAGCTCCATGAAGCGACCCCGGGCTTGAGCCCTTCACCAAGTTTGGTGGAAATCGGTGTGAAGCAGGGGGAATCCGCCAGTGGTGTCGTGACTGTCACCAATAAAGGGTTGGCTGCAGCGCAGGCCGTGAAGGCCACCTTGCTCACGCCGACCGGCGGTACTCCGCCCAACTGGGTGCGCTTGGCGAGCAGTTCCGATATCGGAAACCTCGATATCGGGCAATCCACCAGCTTGCAAATCGTCGCCAGTCCAGGCGCAGATATCAGCGACGGCTACTACCAATACGAGCTGCGCATCAATGCAGAGAACGATGCAGGTGGCAAAGTTCCCGTCACGATTGCTGTGGCACAGAGTGGTCAAGGTGGCGTGCGGTTCAAACTGGTGGACATCTACACCAACACCTTGGACAAGAACGGCCAGTTGATCCCCGGTTTGGCAGGCGCCACAATCAAGCTTCAAAACGAAGCATTGACGGCGGATATCCGCAGCCTTACCAGCAACGATCAAGGGATTGCAGAGGCGACCAGCTTGGCTCCGGGCAACTACCGCTGGCGCGTCAGTGCACCCGGTCACACGGATGCTGGCGGCCGCGTGCAAGTGCGTGCCGGTTTGACGGCAAGTGAGCGCGTCTTCCTGGACAGCCAGTTGATCAGCGTTGAGTTCAGCGTGACGGAAACCACCATCAAGGACGAGTACCACATCACCTTGGAGGCAACGTACCAAACTCAGGTTCCAGCACCTGTCGTCTTGATGGAACCCGCCAGCATCAATCTTCCAGACATGCAGGTGGGCGAGGAAATCACAGGCGAGATTACTGTGAGCAACTATGGATTGGTGCGTGCAGACGACTTGCAATTCACGTTGCCCAAGACAGACCAAAACTACCGGTATGAGTTTTTTGGAGAAATGCCCAAAGAGCTGGCCGCGAAGTCCCGCGTGGTTATTCCCTACCGAATCACGGCGATTGCGCCCATCAAGAGCGGTGTGGTGCTCAATGACACCACCAAGTTGTTGCCGCTAGCCACAGGCTACAGCCCAAGCATTCAGGTGCAGCAGGCCATTCGCAACCTCTTGACCACAGGAAAGAGCGCTGCAGTGCCTCGGGAGAAAGCTGACGCAGTCGCTAAGGCAGCAAGTTGCAGTAGCTATGGAGCCAGTGCATGTGTGAATTTCAAGTTTTCCTGTGCTGCAGGAGATACGAGTACGGGGGGCTTCTGTCTGAACATCAGCCGTTTGTTCGGCGGAAGTTGCTCCGCTGTGGGTAGTGGGGCGAGCGGATCGAACGGAGGTACCGGTGGGGGTAGCGGAGGATGGGGCGGAAGTGGTGGAGGGGTTGGAGGCCCCATATTTACTTCTCTCACTAGGTGCCCACCTGAGGGTTGCTCCACATGTGCACGTGGTGGCACCGGCGGAGGAGGAGGAGGAGGGGGAGGAGGAGGAGGAGGAGGAGGAGGAGGAGGAGGAGGAGGAGGAGGAGGAGGAGGAGGTGGCGGTGGCGGTGGCGGTGGCGGTGGCGGTGGCGGCGGCGGCGGCGGCGGCGGCGGCGGCGGCGGCGGTGGGCCCCCACCCCCCCCACCATGCAAGCCGTAG